TACCCAGCAGATACAGAACCGCGTCGAGGTAGGGCACGCTGACCGACGCGTGGGCTTCGGCGCGCACCAACGGTTTCGCATTGAAGGCGATGCCCAGGCCCGCGATGGCCAGCATGTCCAGGTCATTCGCCCCGTCACCGACCGCGACAGTGCGCGACAGTGGCAACCCTTCCTGGTCGGCGAAACGGCGTAATGCGCGGGCTTTCTCAGCGCGATCAACCACAGCTCCGCTGACGCGACCGGTCAACCGGCCGTCCCGGATCTCCAACGCATTGGCGTGCGCGTGATGAATACCGAGTTCGGCAGCCAGCGGGCCGACGATCTCGATGAACCCGCCGGACACGACTGCCACGGTGAATCCGAGCCGCCGCACCGTGCGCACGAGGGTGGCTGCCCCTGGGGTGAGGCGGACCGCGCGGCGCACATCGTCCAGCACCGACTCGGGCAGCCCGGCGAGGGTGGCCACTCGTTCGTGCAGGCTCTGCGCAAAATCCAACTCTCCGGCCATGGCCCGCTCGGTGATCTCGTGGACCTGCGCCTCAACGCCTGCGTGCCGGGCGAGCAGTTCGATCACCTCGTCCTGGATCAGGGTCGAATCGACGTCCATCACGAGCAGCCGTCGACCCCGTCGCTCCAGCCCGCCCGGTGCCACGGCGACGTCCACCGAATGGGTTGCCGCCAGCTTGGCCAGCATCGGTCCCAGGACGGTCACGTCGGCGCCGGACACATCGATCTCCAGTCCGGTGACCGGCATGCTGACCAACCGACGAACCCGGTCCATCCGCGCGCCGTGCGCAGTGATCGCCGAGGTGATCGCACCGAGAGCCGTGGCGTGTAGCGGAGCACCGATGACGACGACCGACACCCGACCGGCCCGGTGCGGCTGCGACAACCCGTCGTCCGAAGGGGACTCGACGTGCACCTGGAGGCTGTGTCGATCGGCGACAGCCTCGACCGCGGACTGCAGTCGGTCCTGTCCGCAGCGCAATGTGGTGGTGACGGACAGGGTCAGCCATCCATGCACCGCACCCTGCGCAAGATCGATCACGTCCTCGTCGAGCTTTGCCACGACCGCCACCAGATCTGCTGTGCAGCTGGGGGAGTCCTGGCCGATCAGGACGAACCGCAGGGCGCTGGCAGCCGGCTGTGCGGTCGTCGCGATGTCGGGCGCGGTCTGCTCGCTCACGCCTGCAGGACGGTGCCCTTACCGACCACCACGAGCCCGCTGTCAGTGACGGTCAGGCCGCGCCTACGGTCCTCGTCGTGATCGACCCCGATGCTGACGCCGTCAGGGACCTCAACGTCCTTGTCGATGATGGCGCGGTGGATCGTGCAGTTGCGTCCGACCTTGACGTTGTCCAACAGCACGGAGTCCTCGATGCGTCCGAAGCTGTGCACATGCACGTTGGGTGACAGGACGGAGCGCTCGACCCTGGAGCCGCTGACAATGCAGCCCGGCGACACCATCGAGTCGACGGCAGTGCCCTGCCGGTCTGCCGAACCATGGACGAACTTGGCCGGCGGATAGCTGCCGGAGTCAGTGAGGATCGGCCATTCGTAGTTGTAGATGTTGAAGATCGGCAGGATCGAGACCATGTCCATGTGGGCTTCGAAGTAGGAGTCCATCGTCCCGACGTCGCGCCAGTACCCGCGGTCGCGGTCCGTGGCTCCGGGGATGACATTGTTCTTGAAGTCATAGGCGTAGGCCTCGCCGCGGCTGACGAAGTCAGGGACGATGTCACCACCCATGTCGTTCTTGCTCCCCTCGCGGTCGCCATCGCGAATCACGGCGTCCACGAGCGCATCGGTGGTGAAGACGTAGTTGCCCATCGACGCGAGGATCTCCTTCGGGCTGTCCTGCAGCGGCTCGGGATCGCTCGGCTTCTCCAGGAATGCCGCAATGCGGTCGCTGCCCTTCTCCAGCTCGATGACGCCGAACTGGTCGGACTGCTCGATCGGCTGGCGGATCGCAGCGACCGAGCACTTTGCGCCCGACTCGATGTGCTGGGCGACCATCTGGGAAAAGTCCATCCGGTAGACGTGGTCGGCGCCCACCACGACGACATAGTCCGGCTTCTCGTCGTAGATCAGGTTCAGGCTCTGGTGGATCGCATCCGCCGATCCGGCAAACCACTGCTTGCCCATCCGCTGTTGGGCGGGAACGGGGGCGACGTAGTTGCCGAGCAAGGTCGACATCCGCCACGACTTGCTGATGTGACGGTCCAGGCTGTGCGACTTGTACTGGGTCAGCACGACCATCTTGAGATAACCGCTGTTCGCGAGATTCGACAGCGCGAAATCGA
This portion of the Dermatophilaceae bacterium Sec6.4 genome encodes:
- the serB gene encoding phosphoserine phosphatase SerB, yielding MSEQTAPDIATTAQPAASALRFVLIGQDSPSCTADLVAVVAKLDEDVIDLAQGAVHGWLTLSVTTTLRCGQDRLQSAVEAVADRHSLQVHVESPSDDGLSQPHRAGRVSVVVIGAPLHATALGAITSAITAHGARMDRVRRLVSMPVTGLEIDVSGADVTVLGPMLAKLAATHSVDVAVAPGGLERRGRRLLVMDVDSTLIQDEVIELLARHAGVEAQVHEITERAMAGELDFAQSLHERVATLAGLPESVLDDVRRAVRLTPGAATLVRTVRRLGFTVAVVSGGFIEIVGPLAAELGIHHAHANALEIRDGRLTGRVSGAVVDRAEKARALRRFADQEGLPLSRTVAVGDGANDLDMLAIAGLGIAFNAKPLVRAEAHASVSVPYLDAVLYLLGISREEVEDADLLDAPDSLDHADSLDSRHG
- the glgC gene encoding glucose-1-phosphate adenylyltransferase; protein product: MVATGGPKVLAIVLAGGEGKRLMPLTADRAKPAVPFGGIYRLIDFALSNLANSGYLKMVVLTQYKSHSLDRHISKSWRMSTLLGNYVAPVPAQQRMGKQWFAGSADAIHQSLNLIYDEKPDYVVVVGADHVYRMDFSQMVAQHIESGAKCSVAAIRQPIEQSDQFGVIELEKGSDRIAAFLEKPSDPEPLQDSPKEILASMGNYVFTTDALVDAVIRDGDREGSKNDMGGDIVPDFVSRGEAYAYDFKNNVIPGATDRDRGYWRDVGTMDSYFEAHMDMVSILPIFNIYNYEWPILTDSGSYPPAKFVHGSADRQGTAVDSMVSPGCIVSGSRVERSVLSPNVHVHSFGRIEDSVLLDNVKVGRNCTIHRAIIDKDVEVPDGVSIGVDHDEDRRRGLTVTDSGLVVVGKGTVLQA